CTCTCCGAGAACGGGTACTCCAACGGAGCTCCGAACGGAAACGGCGGCATAAATGGGAATGGGTATGAATCCAGTGACGACGAGGAGTTCAAGCCAAAGGTGATCTACGGTGATTACGGTGTCCCCATCATGTATGAAGCGGAGGTGCCTGGTAACGGGAAGAAGGCGTACACCGTCTACGAGGAATTCTCCCTGAGCCCCAAAGAGGGTTTCCACTACCGCGCACCGGAGATCCCGGACGACTGGCAGGTTGTGTTCGACGTTAAGAACTTCAGGCTCTCACCTCCGAAGGCCAAAAACGCCAACGGAAAGGATGGGGAGATAATAGTGAAAGCCTACTCAGACCTGTTCAAGAGCCGGCTTAAGAAGATGAAGCGCATCCTTCGCGAGAACCCTGAAGTAGGGGGCGTCATCGATATCGGAAAGCTCTCCTACCTCCACACTGACGAGGACGTGACCATAATCGGGCTCGTTAATTCAAAGCGCGAGACTCCCAAGGGTTACATGTTTGAGGTGGAGGACAGTACGGGTATAATAAAGGTCTTCATCAACAGGAGAAACGAGGACTCCAAGAAGTTCTTTCAGGTAATGCCTGATGCCGTGGTGGCGTTCAGAGGGCGACCGTCTGGAAGAAACATCTTCTTTGCCAACAGGATGTACATCCCGGACGTCCCCAAATTCCGGAAGAGTAAACCTCCACTTGGGGAGAAGGTCTACGCAGTCCTCCTGAGCGACCTGCACGTTGGTTCAAATAAGTTCTGTGAAACAGCCTTCATGCGTTTTCTTGAGTGGCTCAACGGTGAGGTTAACAATCGCGCTGAGGAGGAGCTCGTGAGCAGGATCAAATACCTCGTGCTGGCTGGGGACGTCGTTGACGGTGTGGGCATATATCCGGGTCAGTACGATGAGCTCGCCATCCCTGACATCTTCGACCAGTACGAAGCCCTCGCAAACCTGCTGAGAAACGTTCCGGGGCATATACACACGTTCATCGGCCCCGGCAACCACGATGCCGCTAGAACAGCACTCCCTCAGCCCGGCTTCTATGAGGAGTACGCCCGTCCGATATTCAAACTCAAGAACACTACCATAATCAGCAACCCGGCCGTTATAAGACTCCACGGGCGGGACTTTTTGGTATACCATGGGAGGGGCATCGAGGACGTGGTCAACGTGATCCCCAACAGGAGTCATCACCGCCCGGCCGAGGCCACCGTGGACCTCCTCAAGCTCCGTCACCTCGCTCCGACGTTTGGAGAAAAGGTTCCCATAGCCCCGGACCCAGAGGATCTCCTTGTGATAGAAAACGTCCCGGATCTCTTTCAGACGGGTCACGTCCATGTTATGGAGTACCAGACGTATAACGGGGTTTTCGTGATAAACGCGGGTACGTGGCAGGCCCAGACGGAATTTCAGAAGATGGTTAACATCGTCCCCACCCCGGCGAGGGTTCCAATAATCGACGTCGAGACCGCAAAACTTCGGGCGGTTGTGCACTTTGACCAGTTCTGTGAGGGGGTTTGAACCATGGAGATCTATTCCGATGAGATGAAGGCTTACTTCGAATCGCTTCAGCGGGAGATCGACAGGGCCTATGAGATAACGAGGGCGGCCCGTGCTCAGGGTAAGGATCCGAACCTTGAAGTTGAGGTTCCTCAGGCCACTGACATGGCCGGTCGTGTTGAGAGTCTCGTCGGTCCAAAGGGAGTTGCCGAGAGGATACGGGTTCTCGTTAAGGAGTACGGTAAGGAGCTGGCTGCCCTTAAAGTGGTTGATGAGATCATCGACGGCAGGTTTGGAAAGATTGGCGATAAAGAGAAGACCGCGGAGCAGGCTGTGCGAACTGCGCTGGCCATTCTCACCGAGGGTATAGTTTCGGCCCCGCTGGAGGGTATCGCTGACGTCAAAATCAAACGCAACACCTGGGCCGACAACAGCGAGTACCTCGCGCTCTACTACGCGGGCCCCATAAGGAGCTCCGGTGGAACGGCACAGGCTCTGAGTGTTCTCGTGGGAGACTATGTCAGAAAGAAGCTCGGCCTCGACCGCTTCAAGCCCAGCGAGAAGCATATAGAGAGGATGGTCGAGGAGGTTGACCTCTACCACCGGGCGGTTACGCGACTTCAATATCACCCCGAGGCCGATGAGGTGCGCCTCGCCATGAGGAACATCCCCATTGAGATAACCGGTGAAGAAACCGACAAGGTTGAGGTTTCCCACCGCGACGTTGACGGTGTTGAGACCAATCACATCCGCGGCGGTGCGATACTCGTTATGGCCGAGGGTGTCCTCCAGAAGGCGAAGAAACTGGTTAAATACATCGATAAAATGGGTATGGAAGGCTGGGACTGGATAAAAGAGTTCGTTGAGGCAAAGGAGAAGGGCAAGACGGCTGAGGGCCCCAACCCCCCTGAGTCCAGGGCCGAGGATTCCGGTGAAACGGAAGAAGTTATAGAGAAGGTTGAGAGGGGCTTCTACTATGAACTCTATGAGAAGTTTAGAGCCAACATCGCTCCAAACAAAAAATACACGAAGGAGATCATCGGCGGCAGGCCTCTCTTCGCCGAGCCATCGACGAACGGCGGCTTCAGGCTGAGGTACGGCCGTTCCCGTGTAAGTGGCTTCGCCACTTGGAGCGTCAATCCCGCGACGATGCTGATCCTCGACGAGTTCCTTGCTGTCGGAACCCAGATGAAGACCGAGAGGCCCGGCAAGGGCTGTATAGTTACCCCCGTGACGACGATTGAAGGTCCCGTGGTCAAGCTCAGGGACGGGAGCGTCGTCCGGGTTGACGACTACGAGACCGCCCTGCAGGTTCGTAACGAGCTTGAGGAGATCCTCTACGTGGGTGATGCACTCGTCAACTTCGGCGATTTTGTTGAGAACAACCAGACGCTCCTTCCCGCCAACTACACCGAGGAGTGGTGGATCCAGGAGATGATCGCTGCGGTGGAGGAGACCTATGAGGTTCATCTGCGGCCCTTTTTGGAGAATCCTCGTGAAGCCGTTGAGGAGGCCGCGGAGTACCTTGAGGTGGACCCGGATTTCCTTGACGGGCTCTTGAAGGATCCGCTGAGGGTTAAACCTACGGTGGAGGAAGCCGTGCATCTCTCAAAAGTTCTCGACATCCCCTTCCACCCCTATTACACCCTTTACTGGAACACCCTAACGCCAGAGGAAGCTGAGGTGCTCGTACAGTCCCTTGTGGGGGCCCAGATTGAGTGGGATGAGTTCAAGAAGAACCGGTTCGCCAGGAGGGTGATTTTGGAGAACGATGCCAAGGTCAAGCGTTACCTTGAGCTCCTTGGCCTTCCCCACAGGCTCGACCGCATCGACCGTGAGGAGCTCATAGTTGTGGAGTACCCCTGGAGCACCGCCCTCCTCACACCCTTCGGCAACCTCGAATGGGAGTTCAAGGCAAAGCCCTTTCACACGGTCATCGACATTATAAACCAGAACAATTGTGTAAAGCTCCGGGACAGGGGGATAAGCTGGATCGGGGCCAGGATGGGTAGACCAGAGAAGGCGAAGGAGCGCAAGATGAAGCCTCCGGTTCACGTGCTCTTTCCGATTGGACTGGCTGGCGGGAGCACCCGTGACATCAAGAAGGCCGCGGAGGCGGGAAGGCAGACTTCTGTTGAGATGGCGTGGTTCCGCTGCCCCAAATGTGGCTCTGAAGGACCTACCCCCCTGTGCCAGCACTGTGGTACCCGGAGGGAACTCCTCTACCACTGTCCCAAGTGCAACGTTGACTACCCGGAGGATCAGGCGAGGGATCTTGGGTTCAGATGTCCCAAATGCGGGACGGAGCTTAAATCATTCTCGCGAAGGCGGATCAACCCTTCGGAGATAATGAGGGAGGCTATGGAGCGTGTTCACGTCAACACTCTTGACAAGCTCAAGGGCGTCATGGGAATGACCTCCGGCTACAAGATGGCAGAGCCGCTTGAGAAGGGCCTCCTGAGGGCCAAAAACGACGTCTACGTCTTTAAAGACGGCACCATCCGTTTCGACGCCACCGACGCCCCGATAACCCACTTCAAGCCGAGGGAGATAGGTACGAGTGTTGAAAAGCTCCGCAAACTGGGATACACCCACGACTTCGAGGGTAAACCGCTCGAAAGGGACGATCAGATACTTGAACTCCGTGTTCAGGACGTTATACTACCCTACGAGGCCGGAAGGTATCTCCTGAAGGTTGCCCACTTCATAGACGACCTTCTCGAGAAGTTCTACGGTCTTCCGCGCTTCTACAACGCCGAGAAGATGGAGGATCTCGTTGGACATCTCATGATAGGCCTTGCCCCCCACACTTCAGCGGGGATCATAGGCAGGGTAATCGGTTTCTCCGATGTTCTCGTAGGTTATGCGCACCCGTATTACCACGCAGCAAAGAGGAGGAACTGCTTCCCAGGAGACACGAGGATTATCGTCCAGATTGACGGCAAACCCGCCAGGATAACCCTTAGCGAGCTCTATGAAATGTTTGAGGGGGAGAGCTATGAAAACATGGTTTACGTCAGGAAGAAGCCAAGGAAGAACGTTGAGGTCTACTCCTTCGACCCCGAGAGCGGTAAGGTCGTCCTCACGGACATCGAGGACGTGATAAAGGCCCCCAGCACGGACCACCTGATTCGCTTCGAGCTTGAACTCGGGAGGAGCTTTGAAACGACAGTGGATCATCCTGTGCTTGTCTACGAGAATGGAAAGTTCGTGGAAAAGCGGGCCTTCGAGGTGAAGGAGGGTGAGTTGATTGGTGTTTATGAAGATGGTTCTCTTAATCTGCTTAAAGTTGGACACATTAAGTATATCAAACCAACAGATGAATTTGTGTTCTCATTAAATGCTAAAAATTATCATAACGTTCTGATAAATGAGAATATCATAACACATCAATGCGACGGCGACGAGGATGCTGTAATGCTCCTCCTCGATGCCCTCCTCAACTTCAGCAAGTACTACCTGCCTGAAAAGCGTGGCGGCAAGATGGACGCGCCTTTAGTCGTTACCACGCGCCTCGATCCAAGAGAAGTGGACAGCGAGGTCCACAACATGGACGTCGTTCGCTACTATCCGCTGGACTTCTACAAAGCAACCTACGAGATGAAGTCCCCGAAGGAGATAAAGTTCATCGAGCGCGTCGAGGACAGGCTCGGCAAACCGGAGATGTATGAGGGCCTGAAGTTCACCCACGACACGGATGATATCGGTCTCGGGCCGAAGATGAGCCTGTACAAGCAGCTCGGCGACATGGTTGAGAAGGTGGAGCGCCAGCTCGCTTTAGCTGAGCGCATAAGGGCGGTGGACGAGAACCACGTGGCCGAGACCATAATCAACTCCCACATCATCCCTGATCTCAGGGGCAACCTCAGGAGTTTCACCAGGCAGGAGTTCCGTTGTGTGAAGTGCAACACGAAGTACAGAAGACCCCCCCTGGGCGGGAAATGTCCCAGATGTGGTGGAAAGATAGTCTTGACCGTCAGCAAGGGGGCCATTGAGAAGTACCTGCCAACCGCCAAGATGATCGTCACGAAGTACGACGTGCTAGATTACACCCGTCAGAGGATCTGCATCACCGAGAAGGACATAAAGACCCTCTTCGACAACGTGTTCCCTGAGAGGCAGCGGACACTCATGAGCCTGCAGAGGGACATCTGCGATAAGATGGTCGCGGAGCGTACGGGAAAGGCCCACGCGGACGATGGGTACTTTGAGGAGCTTAAAGCCAATGGGAAGTTTAAGAAACGCAAGGAAAAAGGACGAGAGCCCAAGAAATCCGAAGGAACCAAAGCCGGTGCCCTTGGAAAGGCCATAAAGGGTGAAAAGAGCAGGATGAAAGGTAAGAGAAAGTCCCCACGCCTAGACGAGTTTTTTGGATGACGAAACCCATATATATCTCCCCATCTATATGTCATTCGTTATGAAGCTGGTCCCAAGCATCGCCTACCTGAGGGTTCAGAGGCAGACCTTTGTGGGTTACTCGATGCCCCTTGCCGGTTGGATGGGGGAGTACCTGATCAACTACCGCAGGTTGCCCCGGCCGGGTTTTCTATCCAGGGCTATGAGAAAGCTGGGTTTCTCCCCCGCTGGTGAGGAACACGACGACCGTTATATAACCCACTTCTTCACGAAAGGGAGCGTTTCAATAAGCGCGAGCTGGGACGTTGAGGGGGAAAACCTCTTCCTCCAACTGATTCCCCTCCGCTTAAGGCTCTCTCGGGGATTAACTGTTAGGGTTGAAAAGATTGAGTTCTACGACCAGTACGTTGTGAGCATAGAGCCCGCTCAAAAACTCCCTCCTGGAATCAGGGGTATCGGGATTAAGGCGCTCATTCTTGAGGACTTCTACCCGGTTGAGACCCCCTACTGGGGGATGCTCCACGAGGACTGGGAGGTTGAGCTGAACCTTCTCGTGATGAAGGATGAGG
This sequence is a window from Thermococcus sp.. Protein-coding genes within it:
- a CDS encoding DNA-directed DNA polymerase II large subunit, encoding MEIYSDEMKAYFESLQREIDRAYEITRAARAQGKDPNLEVEVPQATDMAGRVESLVGPKGVAERIRVLVKEYGKELAALKVVDEIIDGRFGKIGDKEKTAEQAVRTALAILTEGIVSAPLEGIADVKIKRNTWADNSEYLALYYAGPIRSSGGTAQALSVLVGDYVRKKLGLDRFKPSEKHIERMVEEVDLYHRAVTRLQYHPEADEVRLAMRNIPIEITGEETDKVEVSHRDVDGVETNHIRGGAILVMAEGVLQKAKKLVKYIDKMGMEGWDWIKEFVEAKEKGKTAEGPNPPESRAEDSGETEEVIEKVERGFYYELYEKFRANIAPNKKYTKEIIGGRPLFAEPSTNGGFRLRYGRSRVSGFATWSVNPATMLILDEFLAVGTQMKTERPGKGCIVTPVTTIEGPVVKLRDGSVVRVDDYETALQVRNELEEILYVGDALVNFGDFVENNQTLLPANYTEEWWIQEMIAAVEETYEVHLRPFLENPREAVEEAAEYLEVDPDFLDGLLKDPLRVKPTVEEAVHLSKVLDIPFHPYYTLYWNTLTPEEAEVLVQSLVGAQIEWDEFKKNRFARRVILENDAKVKRYLELLGLPHRLDRIDREELIVVEYPWSTALLTPFGNLEWEFKAKPFHTVIDIINQNNCVKLRDRGISWIGARMGRPEKAKERKMKPPVHVLFPIGLAGGSTRDIKKAAEAGRQTSVEMAWFRCPKCGSEGPTPLCQHCGTRRELLYHCPKCNVDYPEDQARDLGFRCPKCGTELKSFSRRRINPSEIMREAMERVHVNTLDKLKGVMGMTSGYKMAEPLEKGLLRAKNDVYVFKDGTIRFDATDAPITHFKPREIGTSVEKLRKLGYTHDFEGKPLERDDQILELRVQDVILPYEAGRYLLKVAHFIDDLLEKFYGLPRFYNAEKMEDLVGHLMIGLAPHTSAGIIGRVIGFSDVLVGYAHPYYHAAKRRNCFPGDTRIIVQIDGKPARITLSELYEMFEGESYENMVYVRKKPRKNVEVYSFDPESGKVVLTDIEDVIKAPSTDHLIRFELELGRSFETTVDHPVLVYENGKFVEKRAFEVKEGELIGVYEDGSLNLLKVGHIKYIKPTDEFVFSLNAKNYHNVLINENIITHQCDGDEDAVMLLLDALLNFSKYYLPEKRGGKMDAPLVVTTRLDPREVDSEVHNMDVVRYYPLDFYKATYEMKSPKEIKFIERVEDRLGKPEMYEGLKFTHDTDDIGLGPKMSLYKQLGDMVEKVERQLALAERIRAVDENHVAETIINSHIIPDLRGNLRSFTRQEFRCVKCNTKYRRPPLGGKCPRCGGKIVLTVSKGAIEKYLPTAKMIVTKYDVLDYTRQRICITEKDIKTLFDNVFPERQRTLMSLQRDICDKMVAERTGKAHADDGYFEELKANGKFKKRKEKGREPKKSEGTKAGALGKAIKGEKSRMKGKRKSPRLDEFFG
- a CDS encoding DNA-directed DNA polymerase II small subunit, translated to MGLVEDLMSNRYLITPAAYYLLEGHYRKDFTLAELVKFAKTRGKFVVDAVVAREFLEERDVLPRSTPLEKFVSSIHEGVNENRPLSPDFGGYAVEQSLSAVNPEETPEIDNISDIGAAPSGGSETYISTGTPAKLEEESLPIDKSGAKPNGFDEGESHVSTGALESESVEDASKPVSEPLHPPSAPETTSSPPVEERLSENGYSNGAPNGNGGINGNGYESSDDEEFKPKVIYGDYGVPIMYEAEVPGNGKKAYTVYEEFSLSPKEGFHYRAPEIPDDWQVVFDVKNFRLSPPKAKNANGKDGEIIVKAYSDLFKSRLKKMKRILRENPEVGGVIDIGKLSYLHTDEDVTIIGLVNSKRETPKGYMFEVEDSTGIIKVFINRRNEDSKKFFQVMPDAVVAFRGRPSGRNIFFANRMYIPDVPKFRKSKPPLGEKVYAVLLSDLHVGSNKFCETAFMRFLEWLNGEVNNRAEEELVSRIKYLVLAGDVVDGVGIYPGQYDELAIPDIFDQYEALANLLRNVPGHIHTFIGPGNHDAARTALPQPGFYEEYARPIFKLKNTTIISNPAVIRLHGRDFLVYHGRGIEDVVNVIPNRSHHRPAEATVDLLKLRHLAPTFGEKVPIAPDPEDLLVIENVPDLFQTGHVHVMEYQTYNGVFVINAGTWQAQTEFQKMVNIVPTPARVPIIDVETAKLRAVVHFDQFCEGV